A genomic segment from Salvia splendens isolate huo1 chromosome 13, SspV2, whole genome shotgun sequence encodes:
- the LOC121760467 gene encoding B3 domain-containing transcription factor ABI3-like yields the protein MVKVAAAEQDLHFSCAGDEAVEVGGGGGVANANPNGFEEDRIGDKDMWLDRDQDGLFDVNEASIFYDDFPLLLDFPCTSSCSSSMQPEPKPVTGSSSPSSATSWVDEDGSIRMSFPDEVKMDAGYLGNVDCIDVMENLEYMDLIDCNSLYGNPYAMYGSNGEKVMRLGSSATREARKKRMARQRRSLYSHYSRHSESQPNSNMQPQRQAATAAVSDWQQQQGWKTEKNLKFLLQKVLKQSDIGNLGRIVLPKKEAESHLPELETRDGISIAMEDIGTSRVWNMRYRFWPNNKSRMYLLENTGDFVRVNELQQGDFIVIYSDTKCGKYMIRGVKVRQPGGKLEAKKPARRNIRSLSSLAGNSSSLAPIRQAVR from the exons ATGGTCAAAGTTGCAGCGGCGGAGCAAGATCTGCATTTCAGTTGTGCAGGTGACGAAGCTGTGGAggtgggcggcggcggcggtgttGCAAATGCAAACCCTAATGGTTTCGAGGAAGACCGAATTGGTGACAAAGATATGTGGCTTGATAGAGACCAAGACGGCCTTTTCGATGTCAATGAAGCTTCAATTTTCTACGACGACTTCCCCTTGCTGCTGGATTTCCCTTGCACGTCCTCCTGTTCCTCCTCCATGCAGCCGGAGCCGAAGCCAGTTACAG GAAGCTCCTCCCCCTCCTCGGCAACCTCTTGGGTGGATGAAGACGGTTCCATCAGGATGAGTTTCCCAGACGAGGTGAAAATGGACGCGGGTTACCTGGGTAACGTGGATTGCATCGACGTGATGGAGAACTTGGAGTACATGGATCTGATCGACTGTAAC AGTTTGTACGGTAATCCCTATGCGATGTACGGTTCAAATGGGGAAAAGGTGATGAGACTCGGCTCTTCTGCAACTAGAGAGGCCAGGAAGAAGAGAATGGCGCGCCAACGGCGCTCCTTGTATTCGCACTATAGCCGTCACTCTGAAT CGCAACCTAATTCAAACATGCAACCGCAGCGGCAGGCGGCTACTGCTGCTGTTTCTGATTGGCAGCAACAGCAG GGTTGGAAGACTGAAAAGAACTTGAAGTTTTTGCTGCAGAAAGTGTTGAAGCAAAGTGATATTGGCAACTTGGGAAGAATTGTGTTGCCAAAA AAAGAGGCTGAAAGCCATCTCCCAGAACTCGAAACAAGAGATGGGATTTCCATAGCCATGGAAGATATTGGAACTTCTCGTGTTTGGAATATGCGTTATAG GTTTTGGCCTAATAACAAAAGCAGAATGTACCTTCTTGAGAACACAG GGGATTTTGTGAGGGTCAATGAACTTCAACAAGGAGATTTCATTGTCATCTACTCGGATACGAAATGTGGCAAATAT ATGATACGAGGAGTGAAAGTGCGACAGCCGGGTGGAAAATTGGAGGCCAAGAAGCCGGCTAGGAGAAACATACGCAGCTTATCCTCGCTTGCCGGTAACAGCTCCTCACTTGCACCAATCAGACAAGCTGTAAGATGA
- the LOC121761372 gene encoding LRR receptor-like serine/threonine-protein kinase RGI2 isoform X2, which translates to MPRHFSLLPRRHHHYFFSFLLLLSNTPLSPISAAKTEVALLYSWLHSSSSSFPAFSSWNPRDSDPCNWSFISCSSAKFVTEINIQSLHLALPFPSNLSSLKFLRALTISTANLTGEIPPDIGDCVSLRAIDVSSNSLTGAIPATIGKLKNLEDLILNSNQLTGKIPPEIGICVSLKNLLLFDNRLSGSIPAEIGKLSGLEILRAGGNQDIDGRFPDEISNCENLEVLGLAETKISGEIPASFGKLGKLQVLSLYTTMLSGEIPAEIGNCSELVELYLYENSLSGTLPRELGKLQRLEKLLLWQNNFVGSIPQELGNCRSLVVIDVSLNSLTGIIPQSLGNLTNLEELMLSSNNVSGSIPAILSNASSLIQFQVDSNQISASIPPEIGSLSQLQVFFAWDNKLEGSIPAALGGCSSLQALDLSRNSLTGMMPPSIFKLTNLTKLLLIYNDLSSAIPPEIGQCRSLIRLRLAGNKINGRIPAGIGLLSNLMFLDISSNHLSGPVPDEIGNCNQLQMLNLAGNSLTGNLPSSISYLSKLEELDVSMNQIVGSIPSSFGELFSLSRLLLSSNLLSGEIPATLGRCSRLQLLDLSQNQLFGSIPVQIFQIEALEIALNLSWNVLTGQVPPQIVALSKLSVLDFSHNRLNGELTPLSGLVNLVSLNISYNNFTGYLPDNKLFRQLSSTELAGNQGLCGRDSCFLRDRAKISREGWPWRLKLAIALLAAVTVALGVVGAMAVMRVRRTNKEDRDAESGGGGFSWKFTPFQKLNFTIEQVVECLVESNAVGKGCSGIVYRAELDNGEVIAVKKLWPTTTVGGGVRDSFSAEVSTLGSIRHKNIVKFLGCCWNDNTRLLMYDYMPNGSLGSFLHERRNGGCLEWDVRYGVIVGAAQGLAYLHHDCTPPIVHRDIKANNILIGLHFEPYIADFGLAKLVHDRDFTRSSNTVAGSYGYIAPEYGYSMKITEKSDVYSFGVVMLEVLTGKQPIDPTIPEGLHIVDWMRRKRKEGADVLDPSLRHTTEVEIQEMMQTVGVAMLCVHPSPEDRPTMRDVAAMLKEIRLEREETSKGSEMQEKGSCNGEPSSAMQGLCLKTTTNSASSLLQSNSFIITKFGLAKE; encoded by the exons ATGCCGAGGCATTTCTCCCTCCTCCCTCGCCGCCACCACCACTATTTCTTCTctttcctcctccttctctcaaACACACCCCTTTCTCCCATCTCCGCCGCCAAAACCGAGGTCGCCCTGCTCTATTCATGGCTCcactcttcttcctcctcttttCCCGCCTTCTCGAGCTGGAACCCTCGCGATTCCGACCCCTGCAACTGGTCATTCATCTCATGCTCCTCCGCCAAATTCGTGACGGAGATTAACATCCAGTCTCTCCACCTCGCATTGCCATTCCCCTCCAATCTCTCCTCTCTCAAATTTCTCCGAGCCCTCACCATCTCCACTGCGAATCTCACCGGAGAAATCCCGCCCGATATCGGCGACTGTGTTTCTCTCAGAGCAATCGATGTTAGCTCCAACAGCCTCACCGGAGCCATTCCGGCAACAATCGGCAAGTTAAAAAACTTGGAGGATTTGATTCTCAACTCTAATCAGCTCACCGGAAAGATTCCTCCCGAGATTGGCATCTGCGTTAGTTTGAAAAACCTCCTGTTGTTCGATAACAGGCTCAGCGGGAGCATCCCCGCCGAGATCGGGAAGCTATCCGGTTTAGAAATCCTGCGCGCCGGCGGCAATCAGGATATAGATGGAAGATTTCCCGATGAGATTTCTAATTGTGAGAATTTGGAGGTTTTAGGGTTGGCAGAGACGAAGATCTCCGGTGAAATTCCTGCTTCTTTCGGTAAATTGGGGAAACTTCAGGTTCTGTCGCTTTACACGACTATGCTCTCCGGCGAGATTCCGGCGGAGATAGGGAACTGCTCGGAGCTCGTCGAATTGTATCTATACGAGAATAGCCTCTCCGGCACGCTGCCGCGCGAGCTCGGGAAGCTTCAGAGACTCGAGAAATTGCTGCTATGGCAGAACAATTTCGTCGGCTCCATTCCTCAAGAGCTCGGAAACTGCAGAAGCTTAGTCGTGATTGACGTTTCATTGAACTCTTTGACAGGAATTATTCCTCAATCGCTGGGGAATCTCACCAATCTCGAAGAACTGATGCTCAGCAGCAACAACGTCTCCGGCTCAATCCCCGCCATCCTTTCCAACGCGTCAAGCCTGATTCAATTTCAGGTGGACAGCAATCAGATTTCTGCCTCCATTCCCCCTGAAATTGGATCGCTGAGCCAGCTGCAGGTCTTCTTTGCGTGGGACAACAAGCTCGAGGGCAGCATTCCGGCGGCATTGGGCGGCTGCAGCAGCCTCCAGGCTCTGGATTTGTCGCGTAATTCGCTCACCGGAATGATGCCCCCGAGCATTTTCAAGCTCACGAATCTCACCAAGCTTCTATTGATTTACAACGATTTATCCAGTGCTATTCCGCCAGAGATAGGCCAGTGCAGGTCTCTTATCCGTTTGCGATTGGCAGGGAACAAGATCAATGGAAGAATTCCGGCAGGAATTGGATTGCTAAGCAATCTGATGTTTCTCGATATCTCCAGCAACCATCTCAGTGGTCCAGTGCCGGATGAGATCGGCAACTGCAACCAGCTGCAGATGCTCAACCTTGCCGGAAACTCGCTAACGGGAAACCTGCCTAGTTCGATTTCTTATCTCAGTAAGCTGGAGGAATTGGACGTTTCGATGAATCAAATTGTTGGCTCGATTCCTAGCAGTTTCGGTGAACTTTTCTCTCTGAGTAGGCTTTTGCTTAGCAGCAATCTATTGTCAGGCGAAATCCCGGCCACTCTTGGACGCTGCTCGCGGCTTCAGTTGCTCGACCTGAGCCAGAATCAGCTGTTCGGGAGCATTCCGGTGCAGATATTTCAGATCGAGGCTCTTGAAATCGCTTTGAATTTGAGTTGGAACGTGTTAACAGGGCAAGTTCCGCCTCAGATTGTGGCTTTGAGCAAGCTCTCTGTTTTGGACTTCTCGCACAACCGCCTCAACGGAGAACTCACACCTCTCTCCGGCCTCGTGAACCTCGTCTCCTTGAACATATCCTACAACAACTTCACCGGCTACCTTCCGGATAACAAGCTGTTCAGGCAGTTATCGAGCACGGAGCTGGCCGGGAACCAGGGCTTGTGCGGTCGGGATTCGTGCTTTCTGAGAGATCGTGCAAAAATTTCTCGCGAGGGATGGCCGTGGAGGCTGAAACTGGCGATCGCGCTTCTCGCTGCAGTGACCGTCGCCTTGGGCGTGGTCGGGGCAATGGCGGTTATGAGGGTTAGGAGaacgaataaagaagacagagaTGCTGAATCGGGTGGTGGTGGGTTTTCTTGGAAGTTCACTCCATTTCAGAAGCTGAATTTCACAATCGAACAAGTGGTGGAGTGCCTGGTGGAGTCGAACGCGGTCGGGAAGGGATGCTCGGGGATCGTGTACCGAGCAGAGCTGGACAACGGGGAGGTGATTGCGGTGAAGAAGCTGTGGCCGACGACAACGGTGGGGGGCGGGGTGCGTGACTCGTTCTCGGCCGAGGTGAGCACGCTGGGGTCGATACGACACAAGAACATTGTCAAGTTCTTGGGGTGCTGCTGGAACGACAACACGCGGCTACTCATGTACGACTACATGCCGAACGGAAGCCTCGGGAGTTTCCTACATGAGAGGAGGAATGGAGGGTGCCTGGAGTGGGACGTTAGGTACGGAGTCATTGTTGGTGCTGCTCAGGGCTTGGCTTATCTGCACCATGACTGCACCCCTCCCATCGTGCATCGCGACATCAAAGCTAATAATATCTTGATCGGCCTCCATTTCGAGCCCTACATTGCCGATTTTGGACTGGCCAAGCTCGTCCATGATCGAGATTTCACACGATCTTCCAACACGGTCGCTGGCTCCTATGGTTATATAGCACCTG AGTATGGGTACTCAATGAAGATCACAGAGAAGAGCGATGTGTACAGCTTTGGAGTTGTGATGCTCGAAGTATTAACGGGTAAGCAGCCGATAGACCCTACCATACCAGAAGGGCTTCACATTGTGGATTGGATGCGGCGCAAAAGAAAGGAGGGAGCGGACGTGCTGGACCCGAGCTTAAGGCACACGACGGAGGTGGAGATTCAAGAGATGATGCAGACTGTAGGAGTTGCTATGCTGTGTGTGCATCCTTCACCGGAGGACCGGCCGACAATGAGGGACGTGGCAGCAATGCTAAAGGAGATAAGGCTAGAGAGGGAGGAGACAAGCAAAGGTTCAGAGATGCAGGAAAAAGGGAGCTGCAACGGAGAGCCATCATCAGCAATGCAGGGGTTGTGTTTGAAGACTACTACTAACTCTGCATCTTCGTTGCTGCAATCCAATTCCTTTATTATTACCAAATTTGGCCTTGCTAAGGAATAA
- the LOC121761372 gene encoding LRR receptor-like serine/threonine-protein kinase RGI2 isoform X1, whose protein sequence is MPRHFSLLPRRHHHYFFSFLLLLSNTPLSPISAAKTEVALLYSWLHSSSSSFPAFSSWNPRDSDPCNWSFISCSSAKFVTEINIQSLHLALPFPSNLSSLKFLRALTISTANLTGEIPPDIGDCVSLRAIDVSSNSLTGAIPATIGKLKNLEDLILNSNQLTGKIPPEIGICVSLKNLLLFDNRLSGSIPAEIGKLSGLEILRAGGNQDIDGRFPDEISNCENLEVLGLAETKISGEIPASFGKLGKLQVLSLYTTMLSGEIPAEIGNCSELVELYLYENSLSGTLPRELGKLQRLEKLLLWQNNFVGSIPQELGNCRSLVVIDVSLNSLTGIIPQSLGNLTNLEELMLSSNNVSGSIPAILSNASSLIQFQVDSNQISASIPPEIGSLSQLQVFFAWDNKLEGSIPAALGGCSSLQALDLSRNSLTGMMPPSIFKLTNLTKLLLIYNDLSSAIPPEIGQCRSLIRLRLAGNKINGRIPAGIGLLSNLMFLDISSNHLSGPVPDEIGNCNQLQMLNLAGNSLTGNLPSSISYLSKLEELDVSMNQIVGSIPSSFGELFSLSRLLLSSNLLSGEIPATLGRCSRLQLLDLSQNQLFGSIPVQIFQIEALEIALNLSWNVLTGQVPPQIVALSKLSVLDFSHNRLNGELTPLSGLVNLVSLNISYNNFTGYLPDNKLFRQLSSTELAGNQGLCGRDSCFLRDRAKISREGWPWRLKLAIALLAAVTVALGVVGAMAVMRVRRTNKEDRDAESGGGGFSWKFTPFQKLNFTIEQVVECLVESNAVGKGCSGIVYRAELDNGEVIAVKKLWPTTTVGGGVRDSFSAEVSTLGSIRHKNIVKFLGCCWNDNTRLLMYDYMPNGSLGSFLHERRNGGCLEWDVRYGVIVGAAQGLAYLHHDCTPPIVHRDIKANNILIGLHFEPYIADFGLAKLVHDRDFTRSSNTVAGSYGYIAPGPSLLAYEYGYSMKITEKSDVYSFGVVMLEVLTGKQPIDPTIPEGLHIVDWMRRKRKEGADVLDPSLRHTTEVEIQEMMQTVGVAMLCVHPSPEDRPTMRDVAAMLKEIRLEREETSKGSEMQEKGSCNGEPSSAMQGLCLKTTTNSASSLLQSNSFIITKFGLAKE, encoded by the exons ATGCCGAGGCATTTCTCCCTCCTCCCTCGCCGCCACCACCACTATTTCTTCTctttcctcctccttctctcaaACACACCCCTTTCTCCCATCTCCGCCGCCAAAACCGAGGTCGCCCTGCTCTATTCATGGCTCcactcttcttcctcctcttttCCCGCCTTCTCGAGCTGGAACCCTCGCGATTCCGACCCCTGCAACTGGTCATTCATCTCATGCTCCTCCGCCAAATTCGTGACGGAGATTAACATCCAGTCTCTCCACCTCGCATTGCCATTCCCCTCCAATCTCTCCTCTCTCAAATTTCTCCGAGCCCTCACCATCTCCACTGCGAATCTCACCGGAGAAATCCCGCCCGATATCGGCGACTGTGTTTCTCTCAGAGCAATCGATGTTAGCTCCAACAGCCTCACCGGAGCCATTCCGGCAACAATCGGCAAGTTAAAAAACTTGGAGGATTTGATTCTCAACTCTAATCAGCTCACCGGAAAGATTCCTCCCGAGATTGGCATCTGCGTTAGTTTGAAAAACCTCCTGTTGTTCGATAACAGGCTCAGCGGGAGCATCCCCGCCGAGATCGGGAAGCTATCCGGTTTAGAAATCCTGCGCGCCGGCGGCAATCAGGATATAGATGGAAGATTTCCCGATGAGATTTCTAATTGTGAGAATTTGGAGGTTTTAGGGTTGGCAGAGACGAAGATCTCCGGTGAAATTCCTGCTTCTTTCGGTAAATTGGGGAAACTTCAGGTTCTGTCGCTTTACACGACTATGCTCTCCGGCGAGATTCCGGCGGAGATAGGGAACTGCTCGGAGCTCGTCGAATTGTATCTATACGAGAATAGCCTCTCCGGCACGCTGCCGCGCGAGCTCGGGAAGCTTCAGAGACTCGAGAAATTGCTGCTATGGCAGAACAATTTCGTCGGCTCCATTCCTCAAGAGCTCGGAAACTGCAGAAGCTTAGTCGTGATTGACGTTTCATTGAACTCTTTGACAGGAATTATTCCTCAATCGCTGGGGAATCTCACCAATCTCGAAGAACTGATGCTCAGCAGCAACAACGTCTCCGGCTCAATCCCCGCCATCCTTTCCAACGCGTCAAGCCTGATTCAATTTCAGGTGGACAGCAATCAGATTTCTGCCTCCATTCCCCCTGAAATTGGATCGCTGAGCCAGCTGCAGGTCTTCTTTGCGTGGGACAACAAGCTCGAGGGCAGCATTCCGGCGGCATTGGGCGGCTGCAGCAGCCTCCAGGCTCTGGATTTGTCGCGTAATTCGCTCACCGGAATGATGCCCCCGAGCATTTTCAAGCTCACGAATCTCACCAAGCTTCTATTGATTTACAACGATTTATCCAGTGCTATTCCGCCAGAGATAGGCCAGTGCAGGTCTCTTATCCGTTTGCGATTGGCAGGGAACAAGATCAATGGAAGAATTCCGGCAGGAATTGGATTGCTAAGCAATCTGATGTTTCTCGATATCTCCAGCAACCATCTCAGTGGTCCAGTGCCGGATGAGATCGGCAACTGCAACCAGCTGCAGATGCTCAACCTTGCCGGAAACTCGCTAACGGGAAACCTGCCTAGTTCGATTTCTTATCTCAGTAAGCTGGAGGAATTGGACGTTTCGATGAATCAAATTGTTGGCTCGATTCCTAGCAGTTTCGGTGAACTTTTCTCTCTGAGTAGGCTTTTGCTTAGCAGCAATCTATTGTCAGGCGAAATCCCGGCCACTCTTGGACGCTGCTCGCGGCTTCAGTTGCTCGACCTGAGCCAGAATCAGCTGTTCGGGAGCATTCCGGTGCAGATATTTCAGATCGAGGCTCTTGAAATCGCTTTGAATTTGAGTTGGAACGTGTTAACAGGGCAAGTTCCGCCTCAGATTGTGGCTTTGAGCAAGCTCTCTGTTTTGGACTTCTCGCACAACCGCCTCAACGGAGAACTCACACCTCTCTCCGGCCTCGTGAACCTCGTCTCCTTGAACATATCCTACAACAACTTCACCGGCTACCTTCCGGATAACAAGCTGTTCAGGCAGTTATCGAGCACGGAGCTGGCCGGGAACCAGGGCTTGTGCGGTCGGGATTCGTGCTTTCTGAGAGATCGTGCAAAAATTTCTCGCGAGGGATGGCCGTGGAGGCTGAAACTGGCGATCGCGCTTCTCGCTGCAGTGACCGTCGCCTTGGGCGTGGTCGGGGCAATGGCGGTTATGAGGGTTAGGAGaacgaataaagaagacagagaTGCTGAATCGGGTGGTGGTGGGTTTTCTTGGAAGTTCACTCCATTTCAGAAGCTGAATTTCACAATCGAACAAGTGGTGGAGTGCCTGGTGGAGTCGAACGCGGTCGGGAAGGGATGCTCGGGGATCGTGTACCGAGCAGAGCTGGACAACGGGGAGGTGATTGCGGTGAAGAAGCTGTGGCCGACGACAACGGTGGGGGGCGGGGTGCGTGACTCGTTCTCGGCCGAGGTGAGCACGCTGGGGTCGATACGACACAAGAACATTGTCAAGTTCTTGGGGTGCTGCTGGAACGACAACACGCGGCTACTCATGTACGACTACATGCCGAACGGAAGCCTCGGGAGTTTCCTACATGAGAGGAGGAATGGAGGGTGCCTGGAGTGGGACGTTAGGTACGGAGTCATTGTTGGTGCTGCTCAGGGCTTGGCTTATCTGCACCATGACTGCACCCCTCCCATCGTGCATCGCGACATCAAAGCTAATAATATCTTGATCGGCCTCCATTTCGAGCCCTACATTGCCGATTTTGGACTGGCCAAGCTCGTCCATGATCGAGATTTCACACGATCTTCCAACACGGTCGCTGGCTCCTATGGTTATATAGCACCTGGTCCGTCATTACTTGCATATG AGTATGGGTACTCAATGAAGATCACAGAGAAGAGCGATGTGTACAGCTTTGGAGTTGTGATGCTCGAAGTATTAACGGGTAAGCAGCCGATAGACCCTACCATACCAGAAGGGCTTCACATTGTGGATTGGATGCGGCGCAAAAGAAAGGAGGGAGCGGACGTGCTGGACCCGAGCTTAAGGCACACGACGGAGGTGGAGATTCAAGAGATGATGCAGACTGTAGGAGTTGCTATGCTGTGTGTGCATCCTTCACCGGAGGACCGGCCGACAATGAGGGACGTGGCAGCAATGCTAAAGGAGATAAGGCTAGAGAGGGAGGAGACAAGCAAAGGTTCAGAGATGCAGGAAAAAGGGAGCTGCAACGGAGAGCCATCATCAGCAATGCAGGGGTTGTGTTTGAAGACTACTACTAACTCTGCATCTTCGTTGCTGCAATCCAATTCCTTTATTATTACCAAATTTGGCCTTGCTAAGGAATAA